Proteins encoded in a region of the Vicinamibacterales bacterium genome:
- a CDS encoding ABC transporter ATP-binding protein: protein MLEARGLTKYYSAITGVRDVNFRIERGAVLGLLGPNGSGKSTTVGMLTGLLDPSGGTVTLDGADVRSDILRYKAGLGYVPEEAQLYTWMSGAEYLTFCARLRGLPEADTRRRIDALLGIFGLQTDRDAPMSAYSKGMRQKILLSAALIHNPSIIILDEPCSGLDVGATLVVRSLIQRLAASGRIVIYSSHELEMVERVCSEVLILKEGRVAAHAAIALVRQQVNAASLEDAFRALVFTTDVDAVAGEIVDAISH, encoded by the coding sequence ATGCTCGAAGCCCGGGGCCTGACGAAGTACTACTCGGCCATTACGGGTGTGCGGGACGTGAACTTCCGGATCGAGCGGGGGGCGGTCCTCGGCCTGCTCGGGCCGAACGGATCCGGCAAGTCCACCACCGTCGGCATGCTCACGGGGCTGCTCGATCCCTCCGGCGGAACCGTGACGCTGGACGGCGCCGACGTCCGCAGCGACATCCTGCGCTACAAGGCGGGGCTCGGCTACGTCCCCGAGGAGGCGCAGCTCTACACCTGGATGAGCGGCGCCGAGTACCTGACGTTCTGCGCGCGGCTGCGCGGCCTGCCCGAAGCAGATACGAGGCGCCGCATCGACGCGCTGCTCGGCATCTTCGGTCTGCAGACCGATCGCGACGCGCCGATGAGCGCGTACTCCAAGGGGATGCGGCAGAAGATCCTGCTCTCCGCCGCGCTCATCCACAATCCGTCGATCATCATCCTCGACGAGCCGTGCTCGGGGCTGGACGTCGGCGCCACGCTGGTCGTGCGCAGCCTGATCCAGCGGCTCGCCGCAAGCGGACGGATCGTCATCTACAGCTCGCACGAGCTCGAGATGGTCGAGCGCGTCTGCAGCGAAGTGCTGATCCTGAAAGAAGGCCGCGTGGCCGCGCACGCGGCGATTGCGCTGGTCCGCCAGCAGGTCAACGCGGCCTCGCTGGAGGACGCGTTCCGGGCGCTGGTGTTCACGACCGACGTGGACGCGGTTGCCGGAGAGATCGTTGACGCCATCAGCCACTGA